A window of the Hevea brasiliensis isolate MT/VB/25A 57/8 chromosome 6, ASM3005281v1, whole genome shotgun sequence genome harbors these coding sequences:
- the LOC110654221 gene encoding protein REDUCED CHLOROPLAST COVERAGE 3-like yields MAPRSGRGKSNKAKGEKKKKEDKVVVPSLLDITVITPYDTQVVLRGISTDRILDVKKLLAVNVETCHLTNYSLSHEVKGQRLNDRVEIITLKPCLLRMVEEDYTEEAQAVAHVRRLLDIVACTTRFAKPKRPLPSTLPSESKSKKASFGSIGNGPHTSTSASVSAAALDSMDMAAIYPTPKLSEFYEFFSFSHLNPPILSLRRFNSKDGEERGQGDYFETQIKICNGKLIHVVASEKGFYTVGKQFSQSHSLVDLLQNLSRAFANAYDSLMKAFVEHNKFGNLPCGFRANTWLVPPPVGESPSNFPSLPAEDESWGGNGGGQGRNGEYDLRPWASDFEILARLPCKIEEERVTRDRKAFLLHSQFVDVAIFKAARAIRRLIDSNKNAKETINFNSGSILSEDRVGDLSIVVKRDVADGSMKSREKVDGHRLSGASAKEVAQRNLLKGLTADENVVVHDTSTLGIVIVRHCGYTATVRVVGEVKKRNGEAQDIEINDQPDGGSNALNINSLRVVLYQSCVKESSGGQSPHRSFDDSEASRCLVRQVLKESLTKLEEMPVASERSIRWELGSCWMQHLQKQGTPSDTDSKRSEEDTETEHAVKGLGKEFKFLKKRDKKTSMNGTLEKEETKTGPCRLNVGTDRQHSNGDSNSENELKELISEEAFFRLKESGTGLHLKSVDELIQMAYGYYNEIALPKLVTDFGSLELSPVDGRTLTDFMHLRGLQMCSLGRVVKLAEKLPHIQSLCIHEMVTRAFKHIVKAVVASVENVADLSAAIASSLNFLLGSCNMEDNDQNMKDDYILKLHWLQTFLSRRFGWTLKDEFLHLRKLSILRGLCHKVGLELVPRDYDMECPNPFRKFDIISVVPVCKHVGCSSADGRNLLESSKISLDKGKLEDAVNYGTKALAKMIAVCGPYHRTTANAYSLLAVVLYHTGDFNQATIYQQKALDINERELGLDHPDTMKSYGDLSVFYYRLQHIELALKYVNRALFLLHFTCGLSHPNTAATYINVAMMEEGMGNVHVALRFLHEALKCNQRLLGVDHIQTAASYHAIAIALSLMEAYSLSVQHEQTTLKILQVKLGPEDLRTQDAAAWLEYFESKALEQQEAARNGTPKPDASIASKGHLSVSDLLDYISPDQDSRGSDAQKKQRRVKVLQINDKAHQGHQNEMVEDAMLHERLENAMSLATGNKEVKVDRVQYEKSEEKDNVVIYRPTVAVEVVEETASDEGWLEANPKGRLGNAAGRKQGRRRPALAKLNINGSEYSNIRESSYRREIISPAQKTIPRTVTTELSATKQSNTRGLSVVEDSIKLQEKSCVPKTSCSSANLSAMASKSVSYKEVAVAPPGTVLKPLMEPPEESNEKEPETQTCSIANETSMEEIYTTSVVDNVPDDGETDENHDHGTQSEKSRSEHDEIPTSNQEKSDETNGSKLSAAAEPFNPGALSVVHTLNSVSGTSIYDVRASQSMLADAAAPPLAARVPCGPRSPLYYRNTISYRMKQGLLKYQTPMTMPSRSMNPHAPEFVPRKAWQTYPGNRDLNVPNESNYMLEKSKAEQEILNEESSNRVEDGSPRKTGCEYEKAELARQIILSFIVNSVQHNVDSGSEPVLGEKKFESPSDAIANDSAIIKVLYGDEEKTDQVTQSNEHEQSKAIDENNKKNEDGEGFIVVRNRRRNKQFTNGVTGLYNQQSICASVR; encoded by the exons ATGGCCCCAAGGTCTGGGAGAGGCAAGTCAAATAAAGCtaagggagagaagaaaaagaaagaggatAAAG TGGTAGTGCCAAGCCTTCTTGACATTACTGTAATCACTCCATATGATACTCAAGTTGTCCTCAGG GGAATCTCCACTGACAGGATACTTGATGTGAAGAAGCTATTGGCTGTGAATGTAGAAACATGTCACCTGacaaactattctttatctcacgaG GTTAAAGGACAGAGATTGAATGACAGAGTAGAGATTATTACTCTGAAACCTTGTTTGCTCAGGATGGTTGAAG AGGACTACACCGAGGAAGCCCAGGCCGTAGCTCATGTCCGGAGGCTTCTGGACATCGTGGCCTGCACCACCAGGTTCGCCAAGCCCAAGCGACCATTACCATCAACGCTGCCGTCTGAATCAAAATCCAAAAAAGCGAGCTTCGGTTCTATTGGAAATGGGCCCCACACATCAACATCGGCGTCCGTTTCTGCGGCGGCATTGGACAGTATGGACATGGCGGCCATTTACCCGACGCCAAAGCTCTCGGAATTCTACGAATTCTTCTCTTTCTCTCACCTCAATCCTCCAATCCTTA GTTTGAGGAGGTTTAACAGTAAGGATGGAGAGGAGAGGGGCCAAGGAGACTACTTTGAAACTCAG ATTAAAATCTGCAATGGGAAGCTAATACATGTGGTTGCATCAGAAAAGGGGTTTTATACTGTGGGAAAGCAATTTTCTCAGAGTCACTCCTTGGTGGATCTTTTGCAAAATCTGAGCCGAGCTTTTGCCAAT GCATATGATTCCCTTATGAAGGCTTTTGTAGAACATAATAAG TTTGGTAATCTTCCCTGTGGATTTCGGGCAAATACATGGCTTGTTCCTCCGCCTGTAGGTGAGTCTCCATCAAACTTCCCATCTCTACCTGCAGAAGATGAGAGTTGGGGTGGCAATGGTGGTGGACAAGGAAGAAATGGTGAATATGATCTTCGACCATGGGCCTCAGACTTTGAAATATTGGCTAGGCTACCATGCAAGATTGAGGAGGAGAGAGTGACACGAGACCGAAAGGCCTTTTTGCTTCACAGCCAATTTGTTGATGTTGCAATTTTTAAAGCTGCTAGAGCAATACGCCGCCTCATTGATTCCAACAAAAATGCAAAAgaaacaataaattttaattcaggCTCAATTCTGTCTGAAGATCGTGTGGGAGACTTGTCCATTGTTGTAAAACGTGATGTGGCTGATGGAAGCATGAAGTCTAGGGAAAAAGTTGATGGCCATAGATTATCTGGTGCCTCTGCTAAGGAAGTTGCTCAAAGGAATTTGCTTAAAGGGCTAACTGCAGATGAGAATGTAGTTGTTCAT GATACTTCTACACTGGGTATTGTCATTGTGAGACATTGTGGGTACACTGCAACAGTAAGAGTTGTTGGTGAAGTGAAGAAGAGAAACGGTGAGGCACAAGATATTGAAATCAATGATCAACCAGATGGAGGGTCTAATGCTCTTAACATCAACAG CTTAAGGGTTGTGCTTTACCAGTCTTGTGTCAAGGAATCATCTGGAGGTCAGTCACCTCACCGCTCCTTCGATGATTCAGAAGCATCTAGGTGTCTTGTTCGACAAGTACTTAAAGAGAGTTTGACCAAGTTGGAGGAGATGCCTGTTGCTTCTGAAAGGTCCATTAGATGGGAACTGGGTTCATGTTGGATGCAACATCTGCAAAAGCAGGGAACTCCATCTGATACTGATTCTAAACGCTCTGAGGAGGATACTGAGACCGAACATGCTGTAAAAGGTCTTGGAAAGGAATTTAAGTTCTTGAAGAAGAGGGATAAAAAAACTAGTATGAATGGCACCCTTGAGAAGGAAGAAACTAAAACTGGCCCCTGCAGACTAAATGTGGGCACTGATAGACAGCATAGCAATGGAGACTCCAACAGTGAGaatgaattgaaggaattgaTTTCTGAAGAAGCGTTCTTCCGTCTGAAAGAATCTGGAACTGGCCTTCATTTAAAG TCAGTGGATGAGCTTATTCAAATGGCATATGGATATTATAATGAAATTGCTTTGCCAAAGCTG GTAACAGACTTTGGCTCACTAGAACTTTCCCCTGTTGATGGACGTACACTGACTGACTTCATGCATTTAAGGGGACTACAGATGTGCTCTCTGGGCAGGGTG GTCAAACTGGCAGAGAAGCTTCCTCATATACAATCACTTTGTATCCATGAGATGGTTACTAGAGCTTTCAAGCACATAGTGAAAGCAGTTGTTGCATCTGTGGAGAATGTAGCAGACCTATCGGCAGCCATAGCTTCATCCCTAAATTTCTTACTTGGATCATGTAACATGGAAGATAATGACCAAAATATGAAGGATGATTATATTCTCAAATTGCATTGGTTACAAACGTTTCTTTCTAGAAGATTTGGTTGGACATTAAAAGATGAGTTTCTACACTTGAGAAAGTTATCAATTCTCCGAGGACTTTGCCATAAG GTGGGGCTGGAGTTAGTTCCAAGAGATTATGATATGGAATGCCCAAACCCTTTCAGGAAATTTGACATCATCAGCGTTGTTCCTGTGTGTAAG CATGTAGGATGTTCTTCAGCAGACGGACGAAATTTACTGGAGTCATCCAAGATTTCTCTTGATAAAGGAAAGCTGGAGGATGCTGTTAATTATGGAACAAAG GCACTAGCAAAGATGATAGCTGTATGTGGTCCCTATCATCGGACTACTGCAAATGCTTATAGTCTTCTAGCTGTAGTTCTTTACCACACTGGAGACTTTAATCAG GCAACTATATATCAGCAAAAGGCTTTGGATATTAATGAGAGGGAACTTGGGCTTGACCATCCAGATACAATGAAAAGCTATGGAGATCTTTCTGTATTTTATTATCGTCTTCAACATATTGAGTTGGCTTTGAA ATATGTGAACCGTGCTTTGTTCCTTCTTCATTTTACCTGTGGACTGTCTCATCCTAATACTGCTGCAACATACATCAACGTGGCTATGATGGAAGAGGGCATGGGAAATGTTCATGTTGCTCTTAGATTTCTGCATGAAGCTCTAAAGTGCAATCAGAGATTATTAGGAGTGGATCACATACAG ACAGCTGCAAGCTACCATGCGATAGCCATAGCTCTGTCATTGATGGAAGCATATTCGCTCAGTGTTCAGCATGAGCAAACTACACTAAAGATACTTCAAGTAAAACTGGGACCAGAGGATCTTCGTACTCAG GATGCTGCTGCATGGCTTGAATATTTTGAATCCAAGGCTCTAGAGCAGCAAGAAGCAGCACGAAATGGAACTCCAAAGCCAGATGCATCTATTGCAAGCAAAGGTCACCTTAG TGTATCAGATCTCTTGGATTACATCAGTCCTGATCAAGATTCTAGAGGAAGTGATGCACAGAAGAAACAGCGGCGTGTGAAG GTATTGCAGATCAATGATAAAGCCCATCAAGGCCATCAAAATGAAATGGTTGAAGATGCCATGCTCCATGAAAGATTGGAAAATGCAATGTCTTTGGCCACTGGCAACAAAGAAGTAAAGGTAGACAGGGTTCAATATGAAAAATCAGAAGAAAAAGATAATGTTGTGATATACAGGCCCACAGTTGCAGTTGAAGTTGTTGAAGAAACAGCATCAGATGAAGGTTGGCTAGAAGCCAATCCAAAAGGGAGGTTGGGGAATGCTGCTGGCAGGAAACAAGGTCGTAGGCGACCTGCTCTTGCAAAGCTGAATATAAATGGTTCTGAATACTCAAATATCAGAGAAAGCAGCTACAGGAGGGAAATCATTTCGCCAGCTCAAAAAACAATTCCCAGGACCGTTACAACTGAATTATCAGCAACAAAGCAATCAAATACACGTGGGTTGAGTGTTGTGGAGGATTCAATTAAACTGCAGGAAAAATCTTGTGTGCCTAAAACGTCATGTTCTTCAGCAAACCTCTCTGCTATGGCTTCTAAATCTGTATCTTACAAAGAAGTGGCTGTTGCACCGCCAGGTACAGTTTTGAAGCCATTAATGGAGCCACCAGAAGAATCAAATGAGAAAGAACCTGAAACCCAGACATGCAGCATTGCAAATGAGACATCAATGGAGGAAATCTATACTACTTCTGTTGTTGATAATGTACCAGATGATGGTGAAACAGATGAAAATCATGATCATGGAACTCAATCAGAAAAATCTAGATCTGAACATGATGAGATTCCTACTTCTAATCAGGAAAAGTCAGATGAAACAAATGGAAGTAAGCTTTCTGCTGCAGCTGAACCATTCAATCCAGGAGCACTCTCTGTAGTTCACACATTAAACTCGGTGTCTGGGACAAGCATTTATGATGTAAGAGCTAGTCAAAGCATGCTTGCAGATGCAGCGGCACCTCCACTTGCTGCTAGAGTTCCTTGTGGACCTAGATCACCACTGTACTATAGAAATACAATATCATACCGCATGAAACAAGGTTTGCTGAAATATCAAACTCCCATGACAATGCCTTCTAGGAGCATGAATCCACATGCACCTGAGTTTGTACCCAGGAAAGCTTGGCAAACATATCCTGGAAATAGAGATTTAAATGTTCCAAATGAGTCAAACTATATGCTTGAAAAGAGCAAGGCAGAACAGGAGATATTAAACGAGGAATCCAGCAATAGAGTCGAAGATGGTAGTCCAAGAAAGACCGGCTGTGAGTATGAGAAGGCGGAACTTGCAAGGCAAATAATTCTAAGCTTTATTGTGAATTCAGTTCAGCACAATGTTGATTCTGGAAGTGAGCCTGTACTCGGCGAGAAGAAGTTTGAAAGTCCTTCGGATGCAATTGCCAATGACAGTGCAATTATAAAAGTCCTCTATGGAGACGAAGAAAAGACAGACCAGGTTACTCAGTCAAATGAACATGAGCAGTCAAAAGCAATAGAtgaaaataataagaaaaatgaaGATGGTGAAGGTTTTATTGTTGTTAGAAATCGGAGACGAAACAAGCAGTTCACAAATGGGGTAACCGGGTTGTACAATCAACAATCAATCTGTGCTTCTGTTCGTTGA